TGCCTTATTATCCCCCGGTGCGCGTGTATTCGTATTATCCCGGACCGTCAAATTACCTGCACTTTCAGAACCGAAATTTCAGCGTCGGCTTTGGCAGTTGGTAAGTTGCACTAATAGGATGTTCCACCCCGGGACGCATCCGCCGGGACATCCTTTGCCGGGAAATGACATAGCGGGAAGGGGGCTTGTTGCCGCGATGGCGTGTTGCCCTTTCGCCATCACCCTTCCCCTATTTTAGCCAATGCTCCGAACTTGCCAGCGGGGTTTAAGTGTATTATTTTTCGCTGGTCGCCCGAACAATTTTTGGTTCTGGGAATGTGACATTCATCCGGATCAGGAACCCGCGCGGCGTTCCAGCCAAATCTCTCCCCAAGCGATCCCTATCCCCGCCAACAGCCCCCCCAAATGGGCCGCATTGGCTATCGGCCCAAAGACGCCGACGACGCACAGCGCTAAAAAAAGCAGCATGTAAATAACGCGTCCGGGATCGAGGTACACATTTCCCCCGGGGTTGTAGCGGCTTTGCATCCAGGCGTAGCCAAACCAACCGCACAGCACGCCCGACATCCCGCCAAAGATCACCGGTACCAGCGGATTCCACCAGTACCCCCACAAGTACTCCGAGGTATTAGAGATCGCCCCCAACGCCACGGTTAATAATAGCAAGCGGAGTGAGCCTTTGGCCGTTTCCAGCAAACTTCCATAGCTAAAGAGCGCCATGATATTAAAGGCAATGTGCGCGATGCCAAAATGCAGAAAAATGGGGGTCCAAATGCGCCACACCTCTCCCTGGCGAATCGACGCAAATAAGGGCTGCCGCTCCATGCCAAACAGCGCTTTGGCCGCTAGTTCTCTTTGTTCTTGCTCCTTCTTTAGCAAATCAACGTTTTCTCCGCTTTCTATCCTTTTTGCCTCGGCCAGCAACTCCCCCATTTGCTTCCGCATTTGCGTTTCATCCAAAAACGACGGCAGTGGTTGATAAACCAACCGCGACACAAATAATTCATGGGCCGCAAACGTATCTAGATCATTCCGGGAACCGCGGTTGCCGGGATCCATCACAAAAACCAGTACACACATCACGCCCAAGAACCAACAGACGATGCCGGGGCGGGCGATAAAAGGGGAATCCCACCTGTCCCGCATCCGAATCACCTTTGTCCGTCCGGAACGTGGAGTGGGAGCAGGTTTTCCCGGCTGGAGCTGATCCAGGGTAACTTTTGCGCTAGAATTAAATTGCGGAGCCTGGGGGTTAGCGCGAAATTCGGCCAAAAGCTCCGCCGCGACGGGGAGTTGATCCTCATCCCGAATCCAAATTTCCCATTGCTCGTTTTGGCCATCCACCCGGACGTCTATCCCCCGGCCAAGTAATGCCGCGGCAAAACGTTGGGCTGTCGGTGCCTCCTCAAATTGGCATAATTGTCGCATAAATTGACATTCAGCCATTGACTGAAAAAATAAGCTAAAATTTAATCCAATGCGCCGATTGTAACAAATTGGCTCCCCTTTGTGTAAAAATGCCTCCCGCCCCGCGCACAAACCGCCAAAATAGGTTTAATTTTACCAGCTGAACACGCATGATGTGGGAATGGATCTCTGAAAATCGCTACTGGTTACTGGGGAGTGTGACGATTGGTCTGGGCCTGTCACTGGCGGGATTGGCCGCCGTGCAATGGTTGTTGGTGCGCATTCCACGGGATTATTTTACCCGCGCTGCCCCACCGCCATCCCCTGCCACGGCATCCCCGGCGTCGCGCTGGGGTTGGTGGTTTGTACGCAATGTCTTAGGTCTGCTGTTGTTGGTGGCGGGAATTGCGATGCTCATCCTGCCCGGGCCAGGCATTATTGCCATGCTCTTATCGTTGACATTGCTGGACTTTCCTGGACGTCGCACGCTCGAACGTTATTTGTTCCGCCAGCGACTCGTGCATCGCAGCATGAACTCATTACGAAAAAAATATGGCGTGGAACCTCTGGAGATCCCCTCCGAATGAGCCACTTAAAGGCCAGTCTCTACTTTTTTTCTTCCGGCGTATTTTCAATAGAAAAGTCCAAGTCAGGAGGAGGCAAATCGATTTTTGTCGTGGTTTTCGCGGGGGTCTGGCCATCAAATATTGGCACATCGCTTTTGTTTTTAGCCAAATACTCTTTCATGATGCTAGTATATTCCAGCACGCCGGGTTGCTTATAGCCTAATTCGGTGGGAGACCATTCTCCCGCCAGCTTGCGCAGTTGGGATTTAATTTCCAGCGTCCCCAGGGGACCATACACCTCAAACTGGCACAACGCTTCTCCTTTTTCGCCATTATCGGTGATCTTGACCGCCGGGTACCATGTGGCATTGGTAATGGGTTGACCGATCTTTGCCTGAACTTGCGCGCTGGCCTGAATTTCCCGCAGCGTAAGTTGGTAGGGGGGGCTGTTGATCGCGTTTTGCCCTTGGATATACATGACCAAGCCGCCAGCCATGATTAACAGCAGCAACATTCCAAAAAAGATGGCCGGGTACCACTTCCAACTGATCAGGCGTCGCTGTGCGACCGGCGCGGCGGGGGCTGTGGCAGTCATGGATCACCTTGGGATGAATAAACTGAATTTTTTTGCGACGACGCCAGCCCGCTAGATAGGAAATATCCTTGCGGCGGTGCCATTTTTTTTGCGATGCCCGGGATTAACGGGCAAAGTCATTTTATCCCCCGGAGCAAATACCGGGAAACAGCAATTCATCGGTTCTAAATCATTAAAAGAGCTTATTTTGAGCTTCAATCGTCTTTTACTATTAACCTTTGGCATCCACCCTACGACAATAAGCAATTTTATCAGCCGTATTCGTGGGGAGCGGCCCTCCCCCTGTCGCGGGTTTATTGGCAGGCTTAGCGGACGGTACCTGAGCCGCGGAAGGTGCCACCGGGGCCGCGGGTTGGGGATCAGGCTCGGGGGAATCGGTCTGCGGGGGAGGGGGGGGAGGCGCGGCCTTGGCCCGGGCTGCGGCTAAAATATCAGCCGTGCTAGGTTTGCCCCCGGCCGGTTTGGTCGCGGCAGAGCCAGTCGCAGCAGTAGCTGGCTTGGCAGTCGGACTAGCGGCTCCACTGGCCCCTTTAGCTCGCGCCGCCGCCAAAATATCAGCCGTGCTGGACTTTGCAGCGGCAGGTTTGGCCGCTGGTTTTTCGGCGGTAGCGGCTTTGGCCGTGGCAGGCTTGGCGGGGGGGGCTTTGGCGGGCTTTTCCGCTTTTTTGGCGTTGGGATCGGGCGCGGGTACAAACTTTAGGTAATCCAACCCAATGTCATACCAACCCGTATTCGCATCGTAGTCCAAAAACTCGACCAGTGCCCGGCCATTCATGTTGACCGTCTTGACCTGGCCCACCAGATCGTTAAAGCGGGCTAGTTCGGGGCGAGAGCCCACGACGGTCACGTATTTGTCGGTATATTGCCGTTGAAGTTGCTCGATCTGTTCAAAGACCATGGGAACGCGCGCTTAAAAAATGTAACGAAGGCCGCCAAACAGAGACGCATTTTGCAAGTATTTTGCCGAAATCCGACAAAAATAGCAAGTCGCCCCTCGGGGGTATCCCGTGAATCAACACCTAGCCACAGCCACGCCGGTTGATCCAGGGCCAACAACCCCGTTTAGGGCGGCTATGCGTAAAACGCCTTGCTATGCCGGGGAATGCTGGCCTTGGTGGATGAAGTTCGCGCCGCCATCGTCGGTTTATAACCATATTCCAGGGCAAACCATTCGGCATACCGCTCCCGATCAATCGAGCGGGTGTTCCGGTCATCCAGCAAATGCCCAAGTTCATGGATCAAAATGTTGTTCAAATAAAAATCCTTGATCGCCGCTTCGGTCCAAATTAGCGACCATCCCTCCGCGGAATCGCATTCCCAACGCCCACCGTACATTCGGGCCTCGTTCCATTGGGCAGGGGAGGGTTGAGCCGAGTAATGTT
Above is a genomic segment from Pirellulales bacterium containing:
- a CDS encoding cytochrome c oxidase assembly factor Coa1 family protein; protein product: MTATAPAAPVAQRRLISWKWYPAIFFGMLLLLIMAGGLVMYIQGQNAINSPPYQLTLREIQASAQVQAKIGQPITNATWYPAVKITDNGEKGEALCQFEVYGPLGTLEIKSQLRKLAGEWSPTELGYKQPGVLEYTSIMKEYLAKNKSDVPIFDGQTPAKTTTKIDLPPPDLDFSIENTPEEKK
- a CDS encoding PGPGW domain-containing protein, with translation MMWEWISENRYWLLGSVTIGLGLSLAGLAAVQWLLVRIPRDYFTRAAPPPSPATASPASRWGWWFVRNVLGLLLLVAGIAMLILPGPGIIAMLLSLTLLDFPGRRTLERYLFRQRLVHRSMNSLRKKYGVEPLEIPSE
- a CDS encoding rhomboid family intramembrane serine protease, which translates into the protein MRQLCQFEEAPTAQRFAAALLGRGIDVRVDGQNEQWEIWIRDEDQLPVAAELLAEFRANPQAPQFNSSAKVTLDQLQPGKPAPTPRSGRTKVIRMRDRWDSPFIARPGIVCWFLGVMCVLVFVMDPGNRGSRNDLDTFAAHELFVSRLVYQPLPSFLDETQMRKQMGELLAEAKRIESGENVDLLKKEQEQRELAAKALFGMERQPLFASIRQGEVWRIWTPIFLHFGIAHIAFNIMALFSYGSLLETAKGSLRLLLLTVALGAISNTSEYLWGYWWNPLVPVIFGGMSGVLCGWFGYAWMQSRYNPGGNVYLDPGRVIYMLLFLALCVVGVFGPIANAAHLGGLLAGIGIAWGEIWLERRAGS